In Paenibacillus larvae subsp. larvae, the following proteins share a genomic window:
- a CDS encoding lytic transglycosylase domain-containing protein produces MNVDPRIIRGYLKLQTMQSETSVDNRYGLIPTKDNTGFSRILESALQNNEDTDSAAQAYLLTGGMPSQGGSSMKELNALIAKAESGLRYKPAQEKASAAIGTSTVWNGKVDAPHPSGGKMGKTTPYDSIIREASRETGVEESLIKAIIYRESSFNPNTVSSAGAKGLMQLMDFTSKAEGVSNPFDPKQNILAGTRHLSHFLKTYNGNLLVALAAYNAGPTRVNRLGIKTDKDLMANLHKLPKETQNYIGRVMDSKKYYETV; encoded by the coding sequence ATGAACGTTGATCCAAGAATAATACGGGGATATCTGAAACTGCAAACAATGCAGAGTGAAACTTCTGTTGATAATAGGTATGGTTTGATTCCAACTAAAGATAATACCGGATTTTCCAGGATCCTTGAATCCGCCCTTCAAAATAATGAAGATACTGATTCAGCGGCGCAAGCATACCTATTAACAGGGGGAATGCCGTCACAAGGCGGAAGCAGTATGAAGGAGCTGAATGCCCTTATTGCAAAGGCAGAGTCAGGTTTGCGGTACAAACCGGCTCAGGAAAAAGCCTCTGCTGCCATTGGAACTTCAACGGTGTGGAATGGGAAAGTCGATGCTCCTCACCCTTCTGGAGGGAAAATGGGCAAGACTACTCCATATGATTCCATCATCAGGGAAGCCAGCCGTGAGACAGGAGTGGAAGAAAGCTTGATTAAAGCCATAATATACAGGGAATCTTCTTTTAATCCAAATACTGTCTCGAGCGCCGGTGCTAAAGGCCTGATGCAGCTTATGGACTTTACCTCAAAAGCGGAGGGAGTAAGCAATCCTTTTGACCCGAAGCAGAATATTTTAGCCGGCACACGTCACCTGTCCCACTTTCTAAAAACCTATAACGGAAATTTGCTGGTTGCCTTGGCTGCATATAATGCGGGGCCGACAAGAGTGAACAGACTCGGTATTAAAACGGATAAAGATCTAATGGCTAATTTGCATAAGCTGCCGAAAGAAACTCAGAACTATATTGGCCGGGTTATGGATTCCAAAAAGTATTATGAAACGGTATAA
- a CDS encoding ABC transporter permease has translation MKFVSLMRNEMMKINSKKTTLSFLIFLAVITLMMAIPIKIWGGTFVDSLNYLGFTTLVSKICDSFIIIYAIVLGCQVITEEYKDGTIKQLLIRPASRTSVLLSKYLSVLIMIFAAVLFMTVFAILTGAVFFQTQSVSDSPELSAVLKMIIYTLPGTFFISTLAFFVAVAFKSTPLAISVAVVAHFLGSGITMLIAKKTWAKYVIYNNMDWSVYDKSINPDALPPFPGMTLDFSVSIWLAYMLGLLVAGFLIFNKRDIL, from the coding sequence ATGAAATTTGTTTCATTAATGCGCAACGAAATGATGAAGATTAACAGCAAGAAAACGACACTCTCCTTTCTCATTTTCCTGGCTGTTATTACTTTGATGATGGCTATTCCGATTAAAATCTGGGGAGGTACGTTTGTTGATAGCCTGAATTATCTCGGTTTTACTACTCTTGTTTCCAAAATATGCGATTCTTTTATTATCATTTATGCGATTGTGCTCGGATGTCAGGTTATTACAGAGGAATATAAGGATGGAACCATCAAGCAGCTTCTCATTCGTCCGGCATCCCGTACAAGTGTACTTCTATCCAAATATTTGTCCGTCTTGATTATGATTTTCGCGGCTGTATTGTTTATGACGGTTTTTGCTATACTCACCGGGGCCGTTTTTTTCCAGACTCAATCTGTTTCGGATAGTCCCGAATTGTCTGCAGTTTTAAAAATGATTATATATACCTTGCCCGGTACCTTTTTTATTTCCACTCTGGCTTTTTTTGTGGCTGTTGCATTTAAAAGTACTCCACTTGCTATTAGCGTAGCCGTCGTAGCCCATTTCCTGGGTTCGGGAATAACTATGCTGATTGCTAAGAAAACATGGGCCAAATATGTCATTTATAACAATATGGATTGGTCTGTATATGATAAATCCATTAATCCGGATGCTTTGCCTCCGTTTCCGGGGATGACTCTAGATTTTTCTGTTAGTATATGGTTAGCTTATATGCTTGGATTGCTTGTTGCCGGTTTTCTTATCTTTAACAAACGGGATATTCTGTAG